One genomic window of bacterium includes the following:
- the truA gene encoding tRNA pseudouridine(38-40) synthase TruA, producing the protein MPRLKAVIAYDGTDFYGWQTQREEPTIQSTLEQALEQICRKPVSVMGAGRTDSGVHAFAQVAHFDWDHSLSPDRLILGINAIVPFSIRVLQLEEVHPEFHARFDAKSKLYLYRIDRNRNFDPFHFRYSLHYYSPLDLDLLHQCAKLLEGEHDFKAFQASGTDVVGTRRTVFQVEISNSLEFPTFSAQGNFLMFRFHATGFLRKMIRFLTGTMLEIGSGRRPFEHLSLALETGDRDYVGVPVAARGLFLEKVIY; encoded by the coding sequence ATGCCCCGCCTGAAAGCAGTAATCGCATACGATGGCACTGACTTCTACGGATGGCAAACGCAAAGGGAAGAGCCAACGATCCAGTCCACGTTGGAACAAGCGCTTGAGCAAATTTGTAGAAAACCTGTATCGGTGATGGGCGCAGGCCGCACGGACAGCGGAGTCCACGCGTTTGCTCAGGTTGCGCATTTTGATTGGGATCATTCTTTGTCACCGGACCGGCTGATTCTTGGAATCAACGCAATTGTTCCTTTCAGCATTCGAGTTCTTCAACTGGAAGAGGTTCACCCGGAATTTCATGCGCGGTTCGACGCAAAATCAAAACTTTATCTGTATCGAATTGACCGGAACCGGAATTTCGATCCGTTTCACTTCCGTTATTCCCTTCATTATTATTCACCGCTGGATTTGGACCTGCTCCATCAATGCGCGAAACTCCTGGAAGGGGAGCATGATTTCAAAGCATTTCAGGCCTCCGGCACAGATGTGGTCGGAACGCGGCGCACGGTATTTCAAGTGGAGATTTCTAATTCATTAGAATTTCCAACATTCTCAGCTCAAGGAAATTTTCTTATGTTTCGGTTTCATGCAACGGGATTCTTGCGGAAGATGATCAGATTCCTGACCGGCACCATGCTGGAGATTGGCTCGGGTCGCCGGCCTTTTGAACATTTGAGTCTGGCGCTGGAAACAGGAGATCGAGATTATGTGGGAGTTCCCGTAGCGGCCCGTGGTCTTTTCCTGGAGAAAGTGATTTATTAG
- the pyrE gene encoding orotate phosphoribosyltransferase: MNYEDQLLNIFRRKEAYLEGHFLLSSGLHSQNYMQCAKILQYPDIAAELGRRIHEKLWDNTPAVDLVLSPALGGVIIGHEVARAYNVPFLFCERDDKVFKLRRGFEIKPGQNVVVVEDVVTTGGSTKETIAVAEKEGAKIVGIGSIVDRSVKPIDFPAVYVSLLKLPLDQFRPEDCPLCAENIPVVKPGSRRIAP; the protein is encoded by the coding sequence ATGAATTACGAAGATCAACTCCTGAATATTTTCCGCCGGAAGGAAGCGTACCTTGAAGGACATTTTCTGTTGAGCTCAGGGCTGCATTCTCAAAATTACATGCAGTGCGCAAAGATACTGCAATACCCTGACATTGCGGCCGAGCTGGGGCGCCGCATCCATGAGAAATTGTGGGACAATACTCCGGCTGTTGACCTCGTATTAAGTCCGGCATTAGGCGGAGTGATCATCGGACATGAAGTTGCCCGTGCTTACAACGTTCCGTTTCTCTTTTGCGAACGGGACGACAAAGTATTCAAATTGCGTAGAGGTTTTGAAATCAAGCCAGGACAGAATGTGGTCGTGGTAGAGGATGTAGTGACGACCGGTGGTTCCACAAAAGAAACGATTGCAGTTGCGGAAAAAGAGGGCGCCAAAATTGTTGGAATCGGGTCCATCGTAGATCGCAGTGTGAAGCCAATCGATTTTCCTGCTGTCTACGTCTCACTTTTAAAACTTCCGCTCGATCAGTTTCGCCCGGAGGATTGTCCGCTTTGCGCTGAAAACATACCGGTCGTAAAGCCAGGAAGCCGCCGCATCGCACCCTGA